From Triplophysa dalaica isolate WHDGS20190420 chromosome 24, ASM1584641v1, whole genome shotgun sequence:
CACCACAGAGCTCCGGGTGAGGTAGCGATGATGGTGGCTGCTCTGGGCGTGTTGTACATGAGGGCGAGCTCTCCAAAACTCCCACGGTTGTCATAAGACCCCACAGTCCGCGTAGTGCCGTCTACCTTCAATTCGATGTCAAACGTTCCCCTAGAAATGAAACCAAACGATGTTGATGATGTGTTTAAGGTTTGACAGGTGACCGATCCAACGCTTTCTTCACCTCTCAATGACGTAAAAGTTGTCGCCGTCGTCGTCTTGATCGATAACGTGTTCCCCCGTCAGCACAATCTTATCAAAAATGGCATCCAACACCTGTGACATCTGCTCCtgttggtaaaaaaataaacaatcccGTGTGAATGTCATACAGTCAATCACAAAAATGGACATTTAGGAGgttatatttacaaatcaaCTGGATTTCATTTAGGACTGATTCATGTTTTGGAGTGGTTACTGTACTGTTAGTCTGTTGTGATCTCACCTGGTCCAGGGTTTTGAACAGTAAGATGTCTCTGCAGGCCTCCTGAAGTCTTTGTCTTTGCTCGTCTGTTTTAGGGTGAGTGACCTGAGGGCACagcaaagcattgtgggatGTATTCAAAACAAACGTGGAATAGATGATTAGAGGACACTCACTCGTGCGTCTTTGTCGTCTTCATCCTCATCCGGGTTAAACGCCTCGGCACAGACTTGAATGTGAAAATGAAGGATTAGAGATGAAACCAGTCTGTGATGCATTACAGAGCGATCAAGCTGTCAACAGTGTTTAtgagggatgtaacaatattatagATATTGTGTTATCACAATAGCACAATTGTCTTGATATAAaggtggtcacatgactgtataaAACGATAGGTCTTCAGGACAGGAATGTTACAACATATAATAGATGTTTCCTCTGTCAAGGTCCATGTGGTGTAATAATTGTATCTGATAAATGGGATTTTTCGGTCATTTGACtcatctcatactataactcacACCTTTAAACAACAGTTATGATTGGAGGATCAAGAAAAGAGAACGCTTATGGCACGTTTACAAGTcatcatgtgtcatttaaaaaagtgcaaTAAATATCGTACAGACTTTATACTGAGGTATTatcgtacagtgagattttgagaTAGCATCCATAGTGTTTTGTGAAGTCTGTGAATGTCttaaaaaattcaataaaagtCTCTTGCAAGTTTTATATTTCTGTGCTGTTGTGTCATTATTCACTTAACATCTTTCTTCATAAAAACggacaacacagaaatatacaGATTTTCTTTTACAGGAACAGTCTAGAACTCACCAGACCTATATTTCACTCTCCATGCTccaatttattctttttttcttctgatcTATTTAACTTTTTATGCCCACAGCAGGTTTGATTCTTTAGCGGTCGCTTTGTACACAGTTTGTGGATGTAtaacaaatacagtaaatggtCAAGAAAACCTCACGTTGCACTGTCAAATTCAACTTTTGGTTCATTATTTTGCAATCCGATGGAAATCTTTTCATTTTAGATACCAGACACATTGTCTTTTCAACAGTCTGAGAAAGAGTCATGCAGTTCTATCAAAGACGTATTTGGTGAAATGAACGAGACAGAGAAGAGACGCTTCTATGAAAGTAGATTTGTCTGTAAAACGTCACTGTAACtacagaaaacaatataaagACATTTCTTCCTGTATGGCTCCCGCACAATCTGTGTCGTGTGTTTCTGAAAGTCCATCAGCTCTGATGGCACACAGCACATTAACACATCCATTCATCTTCATTTGTGGTTTTAAATGATCCATGAGGGACACAAGTTCTAAAACCCTTTCTCGTGGCATCCGGCAAACAATACTCATCTTCCATGAGTCAATTAAAGCGCAGTAAAGAAGAGAATTATTTGCAAACAATCAGACCACGATCACAAACTGGAAGAGAATATTTCACGGCAGTAAATAAATTCTCTGCCGATCAAGCCACTCGTGAAGCTGAATAAGCCTTTTCTGTATATTgatagaaaatgacaaaaacaacttACCGGAAGCTCGTCTGACAAATCTGTTAATGACCGGAGCTGGTGAAGAGCAAAAGCAAGAGAGAAATGTCAGTGCACAGATGATGCTCCTTTACAGCTCACAAGATTCACTGTTCAACATCAAAACTCAACCCAAAAATTGtagaaatgaaaagagaatgaAACGAGTGCGATTGTGTAAACatatgaagagtctggaggtgtaaatgaatgtagactgtagaggtgaaatcatctggatttgagttgATAGTGAGACCATCAATCCTATTTTCACTTTTGATTGCAGAGACGAATCTGAGCTCAGTtggacacattgttgacatctcttctaaTGGAGAAGTCGGACTCTTTCTAAAGAGAAATATGTGAGATGCAAAAGTCTCCATTTGCTGTGATGTCTATGTGAAGAGATTTCATCTGTGATGTTTCTTTGTTATAACATATGAATGATGTGTGGCTCTGAATGACACGCACCATTTACGGTTCATGGAAACACAAATCATTCGgccacacacaatacacacttATGCAAAAGGACACATTGAAAAACAAGTGATGACTGCGGCCTCTTCTGTTCAAGGCCAGATGGTTTTTACTGAATAATTTCATCCAGAAACGGTTGATTTGGACATGCACATGAATTAAAGCGCGTTTCATTATTCTCATTCAAAGCTGACTGACGGACATCTTATCAAAGAGCGCATCGCTCCCGGAGATGATGCTCTTTTGATCTTTTATACTGACATTATAATATAAGGCCGAGCTAATGAAGAAAACACGCAACTACAGCGCAGGTCAATGAGTGAAATCAAGCACATATTATTATGCATCATTACAGATGACAGGAGAAGCGCGCGCGCAATCGTTCATTACCTACGAATTCTTCGTCGTCGTCGTCGTCGTCCTCCTCCTCGTCGCCGTTTTCAGAGTCGATCTGCATGGCCTCCTCGCAGAAGTTAACGGCTTTCCCCGTTCGCCCGCTCGAGTTGCGCTCATTGCCAAACGCGCCGCCGCGGCTCTCGTTCTCCTTGAGGCGCGTGAAGTACTGAAGCGCGAACTCGAGGAGATCCGCCGGCTGGCTCCTCAGCACCTCCACGGTAAAGCTCTGCAGAAGCTCCGTCAAGCCCGCGGGGATTTCTATACTCATTCCTGACGCTCCCGTGGAATCTGCGCAAAACTCGAGCCGACCTTGCGCGTGGAGAGACGCTCCCCGTTTTCGCCGCGTCAGCCGTGTGTACGAGAATATAACGCTGCGCACAACGCGTCAGAGGGAACGCGACGCGACGGACTGCTCGCTATTCCGCCATCCGCAGCCGTTTCGGTCACTCGCACGCTTTGGGCTAATTCACAGGCGTAAAGATGGCTGAGGATCTAAGCGCTCGCATCTTTCTGCTCCTGCTGCTGGATACAGCAGAGCCGCGCATGGGATGCGGGAAACCATGGCAACCAGAATCCCGGGATGTGCGTAGGAGGAACGCATGCCGCAGTTCAGATGAGCAGCAGCGCGGACGCGTCACAAACGCGATGTTACTTTTTCACACGTTACAAAAATACCAAATTATTGTGACAGACCCAGACAGGACTGTGTTTTTAATCTTACTACAGGACTGCTCCAGTTTACCTATTTATAGTTCACATAGAATTTACCACATTGAATGCAAAGATTAGATACTgtatagagcttgttaatcgaAGTCACGCCGCTTTAAATattgcgccatcttgggaggacgGCTGTCAGTGCGTTCAatgtagtgttttgtttttcttgtttgattagaaAATATAACTTTGGTATTtcggtcttgctgtgttaaaaagcTACAATAGCATCGTTCAGGAAAAGCtcctggttctttcactttcgatttctccacatatcaaacaaaacaagtaacggtacatatcaaaactataatagcagtggagtattatcctcccaagatggcggcgccactgtaacatagggcgtgacgtcagcttcgCATTCTCTTCAGCAACAACGACAAATTTTACTTCAGTTAATTCATTTACTCTAGTTTATAGTGTAGAACGGTACTGCAATTTACCACTTTTTCCAAGTggaatactgtatatacacccTGGTAGAATATTTGCATATACAATTACTCATCATAAtaggggcatgttgtcacaacaAGAGACTGCTATTTTACCTGTTCCAACCTGacatttatgacaaaaattTGAGTTTAAATGCCCACAGTGTGTGACAGCACCGCCCGTGTGTGCTCCacataatcatcatcatcatcatcattaggTTAATGGATAAACACAGAGAATTAGACTCGGTGGGTTGCAGGTTAATCCCTCTTTGACAGCAGAAGTTCATTTGGACCGTTTGACAAGCAGAGCTCGACCTTCTGGAGACAACTGGATGATTGATATATTTAAAGGTCTGTTCATTTATCCGGCATTGCTGCATCCTTCTAGATCCTCACAGTAGTGATAGAAAAGCTCTTGAAAGGACCAGTCCATCCCTGATGTATATACATTTGATATGATGTTGTTTGGGAaaagatcaattaaaaacaGTGATAAGAGATCAATGTCCTGTAGGGACCAAAGCAAACATGAAGAACAACATAGACACACTTAACTGTTATGttggtttttatattttcaccaTTTATGGAATACAAGATTATCTTTCAAGATTTTACTGAAACCAAATCCTGTTTTTTAAACTTGTTGAAACAGTAAGGCaatacgttttatttttttggcatTCTTTAGAACGTAACCAACTTTTACCTCTTAAATCATGTAGAAATCGTTTCAATTAATTTGACAGGTGTGTGAGTGCAAagtgttgtcatagcaacgtgCTACTTCCTGTTTCCTTCTCTGCCAGTGTGTCCTACGAACGACGTCTCGTTTAATTCTAAGTTGAGAATCATTAGAGGATGACACCTCTGGAGGACACAAGGACGCAGCCTTACAAAACGAGACACATTCATAAaccggtaacactttacagtaaggttccatttataaatgtgttcattcacgattaatatgttatttacaaatacatgATTAAGCAgtttaactgcatgaataaaaagagggaTTCTAAAGAAATACTGGAAAACCAAAAGATAGAAAGTTATGAGGTTGGAAAGACACAcgttgaataaataataacacatttgtCCTTTTGGGTTAATACGTCCTTCTGAGGTGAACCTGTTAAGCACTAAGGAATCAAGTCATTATATCATTCAAACTTAACTTAGTATTATCTCTGTATAACCTCTACACACATTTATCTCGTATTTTAcaagaattttcttttaaacactAACAGCAGCATAATGTCGTTCTATAAGTTACTCTTTCGACAAGATCCGCGCGTTCATGTGTCGACTCGTCCACGGCCTCGCGCATGCATTGATAATGGTATGACCCATTGTAGGGGTGCACaaatattctttat
This genomic window contains:
- the LOC130414592 gene encoding cAMP-dependent protein kinase type II-beta regulatory subunit, with amino-acid sequence MSIEIPAGLTELLQSFTVEVLRSQPADLLEFALQYFTRLKENESRGGAFGNERNSSGRTGKAVNFCEEAMQIDSENGDEEEDDDDDDEEFVAPVINRFVRRASVCAEAFNPDEDEDDKDARVTHPKTDEQRQRLQEACRDILLFKTLDQEQMSQVLDAIFDKIVLTGEHVIDQDDDGDNFYVIERGTFDIELKVDGTTRTVGSYDNRGSFGELALMYNTPRAATIIATSPGALWCLDRLTFRRLIVKNNANKRKMYEAFIGTVPLLTSLEESERMKVVDVLSTKVYDSGQRIIAQGDLADCFYIVESGHVRITMKRSKSKNESEEEELEITTCSRGQYFGELALVTNKPRAASAYAVDNVKCLVMDVQAFERLLGPCMDIMKRNIANYEEQLTALFASHMAIDKQMHETQ